The proteins below come from a single Drosophila suzukii chromosome X, CBGP_Dsuzu_IsoJpt1.0, whole genome shotgun sequence genomic window:
- the LOC108021838 gene encoding vanin-like protein 3: protein MAGFQLRFLWILSGFFLVTVVLANDGSDGFYTAGVAEFRPEIMGGSSQQLLETNLAGYLELIASANGTTDIIVFPEAALNSVVTLTAVPESTKLSLCEEQPDDDLEIAPFLRKLACAAREHSTYLVVNVKERAPENCPSDISCTNLGYVVHNTNVVFDRQGAVISRYRKWNLYLEPSTDRTEEPELATFQTDFNATFGHFICFDMLFYTPAQDLVEGLGIRNVIVTKMFNSELPFLTASQFQQGWAWSNRVNLLASGGSFPQGGISGSGIYAGQQGALARLMMTEETVGQRRLLLAKVPLNPEQDMDDSDEILETEDPTPIKLKLLQQPELKKFTTWELPMIKGSSVEKRICQEDLCCEFRISWSPVGTKPGYSYRLGVWVGVRRYEEEQYSAIRLCGLFTCSSSDVESCGLISEEQRETGLLAENQVVFTELQILGEFVRRPRSLITPSTLSSSHLYALQPSQLAWSMEELDNLTQIKMELRQPHSQLMTFAIYGNYFDEYANDGATTMEGSRMGTLLFLLITLLMMMHLIWE, encoded by the exons ATGGCTGGATTCCAGCTTCGATTCTTGTGGATCCTCAGTGGTTTTTTCTTGGTAACTGTGGTTCTGGCTAATGATGGATCAGATGGATTTTATACAGCTGGTGTGGCGGAATTTCGACCAGAGATAATGGGTGGTTCTTCGCAACAACTGCTGGAGACGAATCTGGCTGGTTATCTGGAGCTCATAGCCTCGGCCAATGGCACTACGGATATTATCGTCTTTCCGGAGGCCGCCTTAAATAGTGTGGTCACCTTGACGGCGGTGCCGGAATCTACAAAACTAAGTTTATGTGAAGAACAGCCTGATGATGATCTGGAAATAGCTCCTTTTCTGCGAAAACTGGCCTGTGCGGCCAGAGAACACAGCACCTATCTGGTAGTCAATGTCAAGGAACGAGCTCCAGAGAATTGTCCTTCGGATATTAGCTGTACCAATCTTGGCTATGTGGTTCATAACACCAATGTAGTCTTCGATCGACAAGGAGCTGTAATCTCGCGCTACAGAAAGTGGAATCTTTACCTGGAACCGTCGACCGACCGAACTGAAGAACCGGAACTAGCCACCTTTCAAACCGACTTCAATGCTACCTTTGGTCATTTCATCTGCTTCGATATGCTGTTCTATACCCCGGCTCAGGATTTGGTGGAGGGATTGGGCATTCGGAATGTGATCGTCACCAAAATGTTCAACTCGGAGCTGCCTTTTCTCACTG CCTCCCAGTTCCAACAGGGTTGGGCCTGGTCCAACCGGGTGAATCTCCTGGCTTCCGGAGGATCTTTTCCCCAGGGTGGAATAAGTGGCAGTGGCATTTATGCGGGTCAACAAGGCGCTTTGGCTCGACTTATGATGACGGAGGAGACGGTGGGTCAAAGGAGGTTGCTCCTGGCTAAGGTTCCCCTAAATCCCGAGCAGGACATGGATGATTCGGATGAGATTTTGGAAACGGAAGACCCTACTCCTATCAAACTAAAACTACTGCAGCAACCAGAACTAAAGAAGTTTACCACCTGGGAGCTGCCCATGATTAAGGGAAGTTCCGTGGAGAAGAGGATCTGCCAGGAGGATTTGTGCTGTGAGTTCAGGATCAGTTGGTCGCCAGTGGGAACAAAACCGGGATACAGCTACCGTTTGGGGGTTTGGGTGGGCGTAAGGCGATACGAGGAGGAGCAGTACAGTGCCATCCGGCTATGTGGTCTGTTCACCTGTAGCAGTTCCGATGTGGAAAGTTGCGGTCTAATCAGCGAAGAGCAGCGGGAAACGGGACTTCTGGCGGAGAATCAAGTGGTCTTCACCGAATTGCAGATCCTGGGGGAGTTTGTCCGCAGACCTCGAAGTCTCATTACGCCCAGCACACTCAGTTCCTCACATCTGTATGCCCTGCAACCCTCTCAATTAGCCTGGTCCATGGAGGAATTGGATAACCTCACCCAGATTAAGATGGAACTGCGACAACCTCATAGCCAGCTAATGACCTTCGCCATATACGGCAACTATTTCGATGAATATGCGAATGATGGAGCCACCACAATGGAGGGCAGTAGAATGGGAACCCTGCTGTTTCTGCTAATCACGCTCCTAATGATGATGCATCTCATCTGGGAGTAG